The Punica granatum isolate Tunisia-2019 chromosome 4, ASM765513v2, whole genome shotgun sequence sequence TCTAAAATAAGGGAGTTCATTTTCCTCCAAAtcctctcctcctctcctttcCTCTCCCCTCTTCTCTCCTCTCAAAGACAATAAGCAAAATAAGGGTTCTTGATCAAGTGTGCTTTGATTCAAAGAGATCGGGGATCAAAGTAATTACTCTCATGATCTCATCGAGTCGACAGAGTTGGGACTCAAGAATGAAATCAAAACTCGGATAGAAAAGGGGTCTAACTgtttcaaatttggtcagggTTTGGTTTCTCATATATTCTAGGATGTTGATTCACAGCACAAGTGGGTATCCCAATTGAATTACCAGACTAATAATCAGAAGATTTTTGCATAGCCAATTTAaataacaaaagaagaaagcgataaatattGATGATGAAATGGATCGAGCTATATGCCGAAATGGCAAGATAAAGTACGAGTGATCGATCCATTTTTCAACCTTTTTTATATGAAGACTCTTCATAGCCATATCCTCCAACCAGCTGGCTGGCCCGCCCCGTTCGTGATTTTTCGGTCTTCTGAtacttattctttttttttgttctcttatacatacatatatacattgaTCTGTCTTTCTGCTACCTAGTAATCATATATAACTTATTTTGCTTTACCTAACTTGTATTTATGCGATCAACTCTGAAACTGTCTTGAAAAATACGCCCCCGCAGCTTATTTAACTCTCAAACAAATAGAAAATGacttaaggaaaaaaaaagtatttagCTAGTAAATACAAATTGGAcattacaatatatatcatCGATATTAATGAGAATATATGGAAGGTGTAAGTCTCTTTCGTCAAACATTCTTCAAACAAGAAGTCTTTCCCTCCGACATTTACCAGAtttttaaactaattaatgCAAGTCTTCTGATGATGAACAGTAGTACAAATGAAGTAGTTGCAATGCCCTAGCTATACAGAGAAGTTCTATATAGTTTCATGTTATAATGTATAACTAGCGCTCGAAAACCGCGAGCTGCCGCGGGTCGAgaaattttttcatcatttcTTGTCTATCATTGTAGCATgtgtaataataatttatctaTTGATTATTATTAAAGTAATGATAAAAAAACTATCTATGTTTGAAAATTATACACTTGATGATAGTAATCATCATGATTTTCGATAAATATAACATAACCAAATTTATCTTTATTGTATCTTGTAGGATGGCCACCGAGGGCGTTGGAATAGTCAGGCGAAACTTTTATAACAACATTATTTAAAAAGATGcgtaagaaaattaaaaattaaaaaattaagaaaaggcATGTGAgagtataaaaaaaagtatgctACTCTCCCTATCATTCATATTGACccgttttaattttttactgtaatataataatatacatGCATGCACCCATGCAAATTAATCAAAAAACGAAtcggagaaaaggaaaatcaaaaGTAAACAGATCTTCGTGAAACAAATGAACAATGTGATGAACAGGAACACAATACCGGGACTGACCAACCATAGCCGATAATATGGATTTTTAGTGTTCTTATAGAGTCCTTTAAAAGTATAATTAGTTCGTAACGCGTATTTGACGTAGACACTCACGCAATACGAACCGGTCGCTTGTACGCGTTCACACCTTGCATATAGAATCATATGAGGACGACTCGAGAAAATGTGAATCAACGAGGGGAGTGCAAAAGACTGGTTGGTTTGAGTATCGGGAAGGAGAGGAAGAAACGGGTTACACAGATCGATCTAACAGTCATATACATCTTCCCCATCACAAGTTTCATGGAGATATATTAAGAGAATATctgtaaattataattaattgatgaGTGCAATTGAATCTCTCTCACATCTAACAGTCTCTTTTGTTTGGATAACCAATGAAGGGTTCTCGTTTTTCTCGTTCGGTCACCgtcaattttttcatgaaCAGCAAACTGTCCAGATGGCAATCTCGGCTGAGTCGGATCATTTCAGCAgggaaaattttcaacttcATGAAGAAAATAATGCGAAAAACCagaacaaaaaatatttaagtCAAAATTAGAGGAGATTTTGATTCGGCAAAGAATttgatgattaattaaatcaagtCGAGCATGATCGGTCcattaaggagtaaaactctcacagtaTGAAATTTTTGTATCTACAAGAACTCGAATTcaagaccttatttaagcgAAACAAGTATCAaaccgcttgaatcaatccacattggtttaattctatttatttGGTCACAGAGAAGATGGTCATTATTTCCAGTGAcataatatttcatattttgtgCAATATATATAGGATCTTGatctttttcaaaaaagaacTTTCCCTACAAACTTCTATATTTACCATTAATTTCGAAGTTTCTATTAAATCTATCGCTAGCACAGATGAATGAATGCCCATGCTCTCTCAGAACATGATAAGTATTGTATTGTTTTGAGTGTGAGAAAAAGATCtcaaatttttcttatatatatttctttttctttgaatCGTTTATAATCCTTATATCTATAAAGGCGCACAacaaattaagagaaaaatgCTATTTGATCTAAGCAAATGGTATCTATACAGAAAATAAACCAAACTACataaacaacaaaaatcataAAGACTATGAGTGATTTTGCGTTTCTCTCTAATATGGAATCAATGCCATGAGTTACACAGCATATATAGATTGAGAAGGTCGATTGCCAAAACTCAAAATATAGGAGGCatattaagtaaaattttggattcgattccttgtaaagataaaaaattcacgctgtgAGAGCTTTATCTCTTAGTGGGCTTACTCGGCTCAATTGAATTAGTAGAGGTACAAATGAGCTTCCtggttcaaaaaaaaaaaaggggtggTAGATTCCAATACAACTTAATTTTTAGGTGGTTTACTGCAGagggcaaaaagaaaaattgaacttCGAGGACGTGGATGATATTTCAAGATGTGGCGCGGGATGTTTGCAATTATCCATAAGGGAGAGCTAATTCCTTACATTACATGTGCCGGTTTGACTATCTGAGTTTGACCCACGGGTAACCGCCGGCCACCATTCTTTATATTGCTGACACCTTCAAGTACGTACTGAGATTTAGAGCTGGGTATggtttaaatataaaatgcagaaattatcttttttaattgTTACTCACGAAATACAGAATCACATTGCTTCGCTTCTTGTATAAGCTTAGATTCGTGCAGTAATATTTATGCATGgtctcttaattaattttcctttataCTGGGAACTGCGTGTTGTTTGCtgcatatattaataattttactttttattctACTATATTTgcttaatataataaataaacgcAGTCAATATTCAGCTTAGAAAACCAGGGCGTTTTCCATTTAAGTCGTGCAAATTAGTTAGGAGTATGTATCGTGTGATTCAAGTGGGTCAAATAAGTGTTAAAGGTAAATCTCACGGGTAACTTAGAACCTCATCCTCGAGCCTTTATTAGCTTAACTAAGTACATGGGGATTAAGGCTAATCTGATGACCGGTTTATCGGGAGGTTTTGTATTCGAAACATGGGTAATTGTATAGCATACCAGTTACAAATTACACGAGTGACCTAAGGGTGGAATtacttcagccatttccaatTTCAAAAGGCTATTGAAGCTCGGCCCACGTTCGTCTTCATGCAAAGATGGGCCGAAAATTTGGGCCCCCAGGTTGATTCCTCTGCTTCTGTTATTCTATTAAGGAATGAAAACTAATAGAAGTTTTATCAAGAGAGAGAATAGTACAGTGATGCATCTCTTGTCTAGTGATCAAAAGATCTCCGATTCGATAACCAGTGGGACTatccgtgcccctttattagatatttaggatttatatttcaatgtACTAGGCCCATGGACCTTCTTtgtaatcggaaaaaaaaaaactaatagaAGTTTCGATCAACGAGCAAATTAACCTCGGTCATTTACACCAATCCCACTGATCAAGATCTTGTGCATGATATATCGACTGAACTAGAGTTAATGGAGAAAATGAAACAAAGGCACCATCGATAGCGACATCGGAAGCACAAAGTCGGCCTTTGTCTTATTAGGTAGGTTCCAACCGCCTGTTCCCTTAGCTCTAATAGGTGTCTGGAGAGGCTAGGGGAAACATGGGGGGATGACTTCCCCCAGTGGACATCGATTCAATCGGTGGATAGTTGTAGTGTGATCCAGCTTGCAGCAAAAATGATGGATAACGGAAGCTTGGAAAGCCAGTTGCAAGATCTCCGTACCTACCGATGCCGATGCCATATTCAGGAAAAGTCCCACGAGTCTCCAGTTTACCGGTCGTGTCTGCATAGTCCCAGAAGGGAAACGTGTTCCTTGTAGTCCTTGTGTTAAGGATACCGTGGCCAAAGTCACCCGTCCAAGGTTTTATGCCGATGTTCTCTTCCATTTTAGCACCGTAGGATGTTGGAAGCATTGGCTCATGATCATTGTGCATCGAGGATAGGTCACTAATTAGAGATCTGATCTCTCTTTTGCTGTCAGCTTCTATAGAAGGTAAGAGCTCAGCATGTTTACCGGAATTCACCAGCTTCCGAACTAAAATCTCAGGATTTACAATCCCAGATACAGTCACGAGTTGCTCTTCTGGATCTATCTTCACTTTGTGGACTCCTgaacataattacaaaaagggAAGTGAAGATTTAGAAGTCGAGTGACTACTAATTTCGTAAACGAGTAACGAATAGTTGGTCTCAAATTCCTCATTGGTGTTACTCCAGCCAATAGGGACTTCCCAGTGCCGATGAACGGCATGCATTGCATGCCTTTCGTTACTCAATAGTGTTAACAAAAGCTGAGAATGACACAGCTAAGGTGACAAAAGTATAAACAGAAGCGCTGGCAACTTTTTCGAGTAACGAAGAAGCGAAAGACAACATGTGTAACGAGAAAGAGCATTGTGCAGTTTAAAACAGGTGGTCTCGAGCCTCATACCATCGATTTTGCGGAGGAGTTTCTTCACCTTGTGTCTGCACCCTTGACAGTTAACGTGTACTTTCAGCACATATGTCTGGAAAGCAAGAcaaaaattaatcaaacaaATCAGTTAAAATTGACTTAAAAATAGACATAGCAATATGAAAAATAGAGAAGGAATAAGAAGGAGAATAGAACGTTGCCGAGTTATAAATTGGTGAAAAACCTTAATCTTTGGGACCCAATTTCCCTCCGCATCATTTTTTTAGTAATGCCACTGAACTTTCCTGGAAGGAGATCTTGGTTTGGGTCCTCTGGGCTTGTGGGAGGTACTTATAAAGTGAGTGGGGGCCAAAGGGGACAGTAAAATCTTTAGGAGTGACTTGGTCCGAGATACTGCCAACAACATCGAACGACTCGTTCAAAGGTCGTATGTTTTTACAACATTTCACGCGGATTCATTGCAACTCTCACATGTTTTGTGCTTCTACATACTATACAGTTGATTGAGTTGAGCTAGCCCGTCCAAAGGATTTGTACCGCATGAGCATTATGGCCCTGAGATAGCCCCCTGTGAGTTCTTGGATTCAC is a genomic window containing:
- the LOC116203255 gene encoding uncharacterized protein LOC116203255, with the translated sequence MAALVKVVSLVLRGFRQTKVPQALEMRTASLPQTDFTVLVCIIWIRICTDTREDRNINSFPFRQSGTIKSFVLVLAGSEDVNPRTHRGLSQGHNAHAGNWVPKIKTYVLKVHVNCQGCRHKVKKLLRKIDGVHKVKIDPEEQLVTVSGIVNPEILVRKLVNSGKHAELLPSIEADSKREIRSLISDLSSMHNDHEPMLPTSYGAKMEENIGIKPWTGDFGHGILNTRTTRNTFPFWDYADTTGKLETRGTFPEYGIGIGRYGDLATGFPSFRYPSFLLQAGSHYNYPPIESMSTGGSHPPMFPLASPDTY